One genomic window of Methanomassiliicoccales archaeon includes the following:
- a CDS encoding mechanosensitive ion channel, producing the protein MTYLILLIASTGVVYLIHDNYPDPHLWNVFLTLLALTVIYLVLNIIIGEGISGRIKDAKAKYSLRKTITILSIASALLVLAIIWVEDSTALVVSYGIIGAGVAISLQDVFKNFAGGLIILTSGVYRVGDRVEIQNLIGDVIDIGIMYTTLLEIRQWVNGDQATGRLVSIPNGMVITSSTYNFTRDHRYLWDEIMIPVTYDSDWRIAKDSFLKILHDQTNSFQEGAQGDIDRIGEKYYLPAQDIEPNIYIVPTDNWIALHLRYVVPVRERRLVRDKINREIIELIERVGGIRVASESIDISDFPVLRYRKDEESL; encoded by the coding sequence ATCACCTACCTCATACTCCTGATTGCATCAACCGGAGTCGTCTATCTTATACACGACAACTATCCTGATCCTCATCTTTGGAACGTGTTTCTCACGCTCCTTGCTCTCACTGTAATCTATCTGGTCCTCAACATCATAATTGGTGAGGGCATATCAGGACGCATCAAGGACGCCAAGGCCAAGTACTCCCTCAGAAAGACTATCACAATACTTTCAATCGCATCCGCACTTCTGGTACTGGCGATCATATGGGTCGAGGACAGCACCGCCCTTGTTGTTTCTTACGGCATCATTGGCGCAGGAGTGGCAATATCGCTTCAGGATGTCTTCAAGAACTTTGCGGGTGGTTTGATCATACTCACCTCTGGCGTCTACCGCGTAGGCGACAGGGTGGAGATCCAGAACCTGATAGGAGATGTGATAGACATCGGGATCATGTATACGACTCTGTTAGAGATCAGACAATGGGTCAACGGGGACCAGGCCACAGGTCGTCTGGTGTCAATTCCCAATGGCATGGTGATTACTAGTTCCACATACAACTTCACTCGCGATCATCGCTATCTCTGGGATGAGATAATGATACCCGTGACATATGATAGCGATTGGAGGATTGCCAAGGATTCTTTCCTGAAGATACTCCACGATCAGACAAATTCATTTCAGGAGGGTGCCCAGGGGGATATAGATCGCATCGGCGAGAAGTACTATCTCCCAGCCCAGGACATCGAGCCCAACATTTACATAGTTCCAACGGACAACTGGATCGCCCTCCATCTCCGTTACGTGGTTCCAGTGCGGGAGAGGAGGTTGGTCCGAGACAAGATCAACAGGGAGATAATCGAGCTTATCGAGCGAGTTGGCGGGATTAGGGTAGCTTCGGAGAGCATTGATATCTCTGATTTTCCCGTGTTGAGATATCGAAAGGATGAAGAATCTCTATGA
- a CDS encoding site-specific DNA-methyltransferase, producing MPVLTGEDFNWLPTQRTCDCKKGRLNCLDRKETYELGSTVLNIQKRQIWKSSHPARFIPELPEKYIKLFSHLGETVLDPFCGSGTTNVVASRLGRNSVGIDVNPYSTQLTTDRLKDPDVENGTRHQVINGDSRQIMTCIPEGSIDLVVTSPPYFDVVDYMHDGPYQLGNLHNYQDFLTAMRESFQEMLKILKPGGYCVVNTQDLFKKNEKCPIHSDYIQIGRELGFEIVNVNIYILNYSTGGRLVFGYPKSYYPKNDHEYVIIMRRRD from the coding sequence ATGCCAGTGCTCACAGGTGAGGATTTCAATTGGCTCCCCACACAGCGGACCTGCGACTGTAAAAAGGGGAGACTGAACTGTCTCGATAGGAAAGAGACCTACGAGCTCGGCTCTACCGTTCTGAATATCCAGAAGAGGCAGATATGGAAGTCTTCTCACCCGGCACGTTTCATTCCGGAGCTTCCGGAAAAGTACATTAAGCTCTTCTCTCACCTGGGAGAGACGGTACTCGACCCGTTCTGTGGTTCTGGTACCACAAACGTGGTCGCTAGCCGATTGGGAAGGAACTCGGTAGGAATCGATGTCAACCCCTACTCAACTCAGCTGACTACGGATAGATTAAAGGATCCCGATGTGGAGAACGGAACCCGACATCAAGTCATCAACGGCGATTCCCGTCAGATAATGACATGCATTCCCGAAGGATCCATTGACCTTGTGGTGACATCTCCTCCATACTTCGACGTCGTTGACTACATGCATGACGGCCCATATCAGTTAGGTAACTTGCACAACTACCAGGATTTTCTCACGGCAATGAGGGAATCCTTTCAAGAGATGCTCAAAATACTCAAACCAGGCGGATACTGCGTTGTCAACACTCAGGATCTATTCAAGAAGAACGAGAAATGTCCAATTCACTCTGATTACATCCAGATAGGGCGGGAACTGGGTTTCGAGATCGTGAATGTGAATATCTATATCCTTAACTATAGCACCGGAGGGAGACTGGTATTTGGCTACCCCAAGTCCTACTATCCCAAGAACGATCATGAGTATGTCATCATCATGAGAAGAAGAGATTAA
- a CDS encoding CoA-binding protein — translation MKEIFEPDSIAIIGAAREEGKLGNIVLRNIISSGFKGKIYPINPKADEILGLRCYKSVKDIEDDIELAIFLVKGPLVPPLLEEAAEKGVKAAIIISAGFKEIGKEGAELERQVVEIVKEHGIRVLGPNCLGSINTFHDMNATFTSNYPEKGPLAIISQSGAICTTILDWNQETKVGFSRFVSVGNKADIDEADLIEYIGHDDETKVIGMYIEGAERGKAFVEMAKEATKRKAIVTLKAGRSSSGARAASSHTGSISGSDAIWDAAMEQAGVLRAKDMDELFDYCLAFSKLPMPEGEGLVIVTNAGGLGVMSADACNDHGVFMAELNENTVNKLRQGLPREATPYNPVDIVGDSDTERVRFAVETILQDENCKCLAAVFGPNDIIDLVAIAEVLADCRKKWDTPIVASFIGGKQVAPGAARVMELGIPNYDIPDRAMRAIAALMKCWKRRTDGTNEGAIVVKGDRNKVKDVLAAVRANNRLTLREDEGKVILNAYGISMPREGLATNAEQALKLADNIGYPVVMKVASPDILHKSDVGGVAIGLETPEEVKDSFHSILERSRARVPDARIDGVSVQQMISGREVIVGMNRDHQFGPVITFGLGGIFVEILKDVRNKIAPLSRADVDDMISSIKGYPILMGARGRGIADIESLKDMIFRLAQIAIDFPEIAELEVNPVIVGDKGEGCCAVDALVTLEK, via the coding sequence ATGAAGGAGATCTTCGAGCCGGATTCCATCGCCATCATAGGGGCGGCCAGGGAAGAAGGGAAGCTGGGGAACATAGTCCTCAGGAACATAATATCATCAGGATTCAAGGGTAAGATCTACCCCATCAACCCCAAGGCCGACGAGATCCTCGGCTTGAGGTGTTACAAGAGCGTGAAGGACATCGAAGATGATATCGAACTTGCTATTTTTCTTGTCAAGGGCCCTCTGGTCCCACCGCTCCTGGAAGAGGCGGCGGAGAAGGGTGTGAAGGCGGCAATAATAATCTCCGCTGGATTCAAGGAGATTGGAAAGGAAGGAGCCGAGCTCGAGCGCCAGGTCGTAGAGATCGTAAAGGAACACGGGATCAGAGTGCTGGGCCCTAACTGCCTTGGTTCGATTAACACCTTCCACGACATGAATGCGACATTCACATCGAACTACCCTGAGAAAGGACCTCTCGCGATCATCTCACAATCTGGAGCAATTTGTACCACCATCCTCGACTGGAACCAGGAGACAAAGGTTGGATTCTCACGCTTCGTTAGCGTGGGAAATAAAGCGGATATCGATGAGGCAGATCTGATTGAGTACATCGGTCATGATGACGAGACAAAGGTCATCGGTATGTACATAGAGGGAGCAGAAAGAGGCAAGGCCTTCGTGGAGATGGCCAAGGAAGCTACAAAAAGGAAGGCCATCGTTACCTTGAAGGCGGGCCGCTCCTCCTCAGGGGCAAGGGCTGCCTCTTCCCACACTGGTTCCATCTCCGGAAGTGACGCCATATGGGACGCGGCCATGGAACAGGCAGGGGTGCTGCGGGCCAAGGACATGGACGAACTCTTCGACTATTGCCTCGCATTCTCAAAGCTCCCAATGCCAGAAGGTGAGGGTCTGGTCATCGTGACGAACGCTGGTGGACTAGGGGTCATGTCAGCCGATGCCTGCAACGATCACGGCGTGTTTATGGCCGAACTGAATGAGAATACTGTCAACAAACTTCGTCAAGGTCTACCAAGAGAGGCGACACCGTACAATCCAGTGGATATCGTTGGTGATTCTGATACTGAGAGGGTGCGATTCGCCGTAGAAACCATCTTGCAGGATGAGAACTGCAAATGCTTGGCAGCGGTGTTCGGACCGAACGATATCATTGACCTCGTGGCAATCGCCGAGGTGCTAGCAGATTGCAGAAAGAAATGGGACACACCCATTGTGGCCTCCTTCATTGGAGGTAAACAGGTTGCCCCGGGAGCAGCTAGGGTGATGGAACTCGGAATTCCCAACTACGATATCCCTGACCGGGCCATGAGGGCCATCGCCGCCCTCATGAAGTGCTGGAAACGGAGAACCGACGGAACGAACGAAGGGGCTATCGTTGTCAAAGGGGACAGAAATAAGGTGAAGGATGTTCTGGCCGCTGTCAGAGCCAACAACCGCCTCACCCTGAGGGAGGATGAGGGCAAGGTTATCCTTAATGCCTACGGGATCTCGATGCCGAGAGAAGGTCTGGCTACGAACGCAGAGCAAGCCCTGAAACTCGCTGATAACATTGGATACCCGGTGGTCATGAAGGTCGCCTCACCAGACATACTGCACAAGAGTGACGTAGGTGGTGTGGCAATCGGTCTGGAAACCCCGGAGGAAGTGAAGGACTCGTTCCATTCAATTCTTGAGAGGAGCAGGGCAAGGGTGCCAGATGCGAGGATTGATGGAGTATCGGTACAGCAGATGATATCTGGCCGAGAGGTAATAGTCGGAATGAACCGAGATCATCAATTCGGCCCAGTAATCACGTTCGGCCTTGGGGGAATCTTCGTTGAGATCCTCAAGGATGTCAGAAATAAAATCGCCCCTCTATCAAGAGCAGATGTGGATGACATGATCTCATCCATCAAAGGATACCCCATCCTAATGGGAGCGAGGGGGAGGGGGATCGCTGATATAGAGTCCCTCAAGGATATGATCTTCAGACTGGCTCAGATAGCAATAGACTTCCCCGAGATCGCAGAATTGGAGGTTAATCCAGTTATTGTAGGTGATAAAGGTGAAGGTTGCTGCGCCGTCGATGCACTTGTCACTCTGGAAAAGTGA
- a CDS encoding FMN-binding glutamate synthase family protein, whose protein sequence is MRVVEHSKSTTGTKTRVQDVTPISGMCPLCIEECGTICEIGKAAFRGRETLYPSPEYFGESTAASNKDYFIDFSHFQILAELIGAWGVEEDPDVAFFENADCSTTVATSSKKPIKLKIPVVIAGLGSTAVAKRNWDSLAKGAALAGIIETVGENVCGMDHESVYSNGKIQRSPDMEFRVNSFRELWDGEHGNIVVQTNVEDIRGGVDEYALSKLEVDIIERKFGQGAKAIGGEVRLHTLERALELKKRGYLVIPDPEDPEVQESFKAGAFKSFERHSRVGFPNAKDFIEDVENLRNMGAKYVFLKQGAYKPEVVAWTMKVASEAKIDMLTFDGAGGGTGMSPVPMMNEMSTPTIHLESQVLLAASILKKQGRFIPDLAMAGGFVNETQIFKAMAMSNLGGGPLIKTSAMARAPLTAVMKSKYFARLAEKGKLPKSFSDQYTSDPENFFIATRHLENEFPDLKPGRDIPWGAVGLYTYLIDRIGEGLKQLQAGSRKFKLDLLERSDILSLSEYAAKVTGIPTFDQRASEVIPGILAYWE, encoded by the coding sequence ATGAGAGTTGTTGAACATTCGAAGTCTACTACTGGAACCAAAACAAGGGTCCAGGACGTGACTCCAATTAGCGGAATGTGTCCATTGTGTATAGAAGAGTGCGGTACGATTTGTGAAATAGGAAAGGCCGCGTTCAGAGGTAGGGAAACTCTATATCCCTCTCCAGAATACTTCGGTGAAAGCACTGCTGCTTCAAACAAGGACTATTTCATCGATTTCTCCCACTTCCAGATACTCGCAGAGCTTATCGGTGCCTGGGGTGTTGAGGAAGATCCTGACGTCGCCTTCTTTGAGAATGCTGACTGCAGCACAACCGTGGCTACAAGCTCTAAGAAGCCCATCAAACTGAAGATACCTGTGGTTATCGCAGGCCTTGGCTCCACGGCGGTTGCCAAGAGGAACTGGGATAGTCTAGCAAAGGGCGCTGCCCTGGCAGGAATCATAGAGACCGTGGGAGAGAATGTCTGCGGAATGGATCATGAGTCTGTCTACTCTAACGGTAAGATCCAGAGATCTCCAGACATGGAGTTCAGGGTTAATTCCTTCAGGGAATTGTGGGATGGAGAGCACGGTAACATCGTGGTCCAGACCAATGTCGAGGATATCAGGGGAGGTGTGGACGAGTATGCTCTATCCAAGCTTGAGGTCGACATAATCGAGCGCAAGTTTGGTCAGGGTGCCAAGGCAATCGGTGGCGAGGTTCGGTTACACACTTTGGAGCGTGCACTTGAGCTCAAGAAGCGCGGGTATCTTGTGATTCCAGACCCAGAGGATCCAGAAGTTCAGGAATCCTTTAAGGCGGGAGCATTCAAGAGCTTCGAACGCCACTCAAGAGTTGGATTCCCCAACGCTAAGGACTTCATAGAGGATGTTGAGAACCTCAGAAACATGGGAGCGAAATACGTATTCCTGAAACAGGGTGCATACAAGCCTGAGGTCGTAGCCTGGACAATGAAGGTGGCCTCTGAGGCTAAGATCGATATGCTTACCTTCGACGGCGCAGGAGGAGGAACAGGAATGAGCCCTGTCCCCATGATGAACGAGATGTCAACCCCTACGATCCACCTCGAATCCCAGGTCCTATTGGCCGCTTCCATTTTGAAGAAGCAGGGACGATTCATCCCCGACTTGGCAATGGCCGGCGGATTTGTCAACGAGACCCAGATCTTCAAGGCGATGGCGATGTCGAATCTGGGTGGAGGTCCACTCATCAAGACATCGGCCATGGCAAGGGCTCCACTGACCGCGGTTATGAAGTCAAAGTACTTCGCCAGACTGGCCGAGAAGGGCAAACTTCCCAAGTCGTTCTCCGACCAGTATACCAGCGATCCTGAGAACTTCTTCATTGCCACCAGGCATCTCGAGAACGAGTTCCCCGATCTCAAGCCCGGGAGGGACATTCCATGGGGCGCGGTCGGTCTATACACCTATTTGATAGATCGGATCGGCGAGGGTCTCAAACAGCTCCAGGCTGGCTCCAGGAAGTTCAAGTTGGACCTGTTGGAGAGAAGCGACATCCTGTCTCTCAGCGAATATGCCGCTAAGGTTACCGGGATCCCGACCTTCGACCAGAGGGCTTCGGAGGTAATCCCAGGAATCTTGGCGTACTGGGAGTGA
- a CDS encoding thioredoxin domain-containing protein has protein sequence MKSEANRLKKEKSPYLLQHAFNPVDWYPWGEEAFRKAWNEDKPVFLSIGYSTCHWCHVMERESFEDQEVARILNESYVSIKVDREERPDVDSTYMDVCQMMTGSGGWPLTIIMRPDRKPFFAATYLPREGHFGMRGLRPLLIEIANAWKTQRRKVDEVAERATSAIADQLAIRDKGEEIDRRIFDSLYLQLRDSFDEKFGGFGPPPKFPLPHKILALLRYWRRTGEKQALEMVEFTLQAMYLGGIKDHVGGGFHRYSTDGYWLVPHFEKMLYDQALLLMAYSEAYQATKRLDFRKTVEDIVAYIGRDMTSPEGAFYSAEDADSEGVEGKFYLWTKAEIVETLGDEADLIIDEFNVEEEGNFRESDGSRSGMNILHLSRSFDDISKELGLDVIELIDKMQVSLARMRKVRENRERPLRDDKVLTDWNGLMMVALAKASRAIDSCELSKAGEKAARFILEKMSRTGLRHRYRQGELSKEVFIQDYSFFIWGLIELYQTTFEISWLERAVALTKEMLDRFWDDDLGFFLLSPKEGEDMIFQKMESYDGAIPSGNSVAFLDLVMIFRITGDTGIEAAAKKLAQTYSGRVVDNPMAFTLFLTGLDMVLEPSSEVVIVGDPMSDDVGEMISAIRNAYLPEAIVMIKSDDSLSKIAPFTEHMMTKEGEAQAYVCSGRSCRAPTSSADEMLRSMIGK, from the coding sequence TTGAAGAGTGAAGCAAACCGACTCAAGAAAGAAAAGAGCCCTTACCTACTCCAGCACGCTTTCAACCCGGTGGATTGGTATCCTTGGGGGGAGGAAGCATTCCGCAAAGCCTGGAATGAAGACAAACCGGTATTCCTCTCAATAGGCTATTCCACTTGTCATTGGTGCCATGTCATGGAAAGGGAATCTTTCGAGGATCAGGAGGTCGCCAGGATCTTGAATGAGAGCTATGTGAGCATCAAGGTGGATCGGGAGGAAAGACCTGATGTCGACTCCACCTACATGGATGTGTGCCAGATGATGACGGGTTCTGGCGGTTGGCCCCTGACGATCATCATGAGGCCGGATAGGAAACCTTTCTTCGCTGCAACTTACCTCCCTAGGGAAGGGCACTTTGGAATGCGAGGACTCAGACCGTTGCTGATTGAGATTGCCAATGCATGGAAGACTCAGAGGAGAAAGGTGGACGAGGTGGCGGAACGGGCGACCTCTGCAATCGCTGATCAGCTGGCAATAAGGGATAAGGGGGAGGAAATAGACAGAAGGATCTTCGATTCGCTTTATTTGCAGCTCCGTGATAGCTTTGATGAGAAATTCGGTGGATTCGGACCTCCACCAAAGTTTCCCTTGCCCCATAAAATTCTGGCTCTTTTAAGGTACTGGCGACGCACGGGGGAGAAACAGGCGTTGGAGATGGTTGAATTCACACTTCAAGCCATGTACCTTGGTGGGATAAAGGACCATGTAGGAGGAGGTTTCCATCGATACTCGACCGATGGCTACTGGCTTGTCCCTCATTTCGAGAAGATGCTCTATGATCAAGCACTGCTTCTTATGGCCTATTCAGAGGCATATCAGGCAACAAAGAGACTGGATTTCAGAAAGACCGTGGAGGACATCGTCGCCTACATTGGAAGGGACATGACCTCTCCAGAAGGAGCATTTTATTCGGCGGAGGATGCGGATAGTGAAGGAGTTGAAGGTAAGTTCTACCTCTGGACCAAGGCCGAGATCGTGGAAACGTTAGGCGACGAAGCCGATCTTATCATTGATGAATTCAACGTTGAAGAGGAGGGGAACTTCAGAGAGTCGGACGGCAGTAGGAGCGGCATGAACATACTCCACTTGAGCCGGAGCTTCGATGATATCTCCAAGGAACTTGGTTTGGACGTAATCGAACTAATCGATAAGATGCAAGTTTCCCTTGCAAGGATGCGGAAGGTTCGGGAAAATAGGGAAAGACCTTTGAGAGATGACAAGGTCCTCACGGATTGGAATGGCCTCATGATGGTCGCTCTCGCCAAGGCCAGTCGAGCCATTGATTCTTGCGAACTATCGAAAGCAGGTGAGAAGGCTGCTCGATTCATTCTGGAGAAGATGTCGAGGACCGGTCTAAGGCACAGGTACCGGCAGGGAGAGTTGTCCAAGGAAGTCTTCATTCAGGATTACTCCTTCTTCATATGGGGCCTCATAGAACTCTATCAAACAACTTTCGAAATCTCTTGGCTCGAAAGAGCAGTCGCTCTAACGAAGGAGATGCTCGATCGTTTCTGGGATGATGATCTTGGATTCTTCCTCCTATCCCCAAAGGAAGGGGAGGATATGATATTTCAAAAGATGGAATCGTACGATGGTGCGATTCCGTCTGGCAATTCCGTCGCTTTCCTGGACCTCGTTATGATATTCAGGATAACTGGGGACACTGGAATTGAAGCGGCGGCCAAGAAGCTAGCCCAAACCTACTCAGGAAGGGTCGTTGATAACCCTATGGCTTTCACCCTTTTCCTAACTGGATTGGACATGGTACTCGAGCCATCCAGTGAGGTGGTCATTGTGGGTGATCCCATGTCAGATGATGTTGGGGAGATGATCTCTGCGATTAGAAATGCGTACCTTCCAGAAGCAATAGTGATGATCAAGAGTGACGATTCGCTTTCAAAAATAGCGCCCTTCACTGAGCACATGATGACCAAAGAGGGAGAGGCCCAGGCCTATGTGTGTTCGGGGAGATCGTGCAGAGCCCCAACCAGCTCAGCTGATGAGATGTTGAGATCCATGATTGGGAAATGA
- a CDS encoding DUF4443 domain-containing protein, which produces MKLIDLKEYGPIHRFGDHHVYRALSQLSDCKRRGRKSLADSIGIGEGSIRTILEFLRDKGFIEVRQTGIQITKSGSYFLEGIPMKVERLPSTDMSLSDSNVAVQVRSSANMIASGIQQRDSAIKAGADGATTIVIKKGTLIIPPDYNLDLEQPADARVLRELFNLKEGDVIIIGTAKNFDDAENGAVAAALDIM; this is translated from the coding sequence ATGAAACTCATCGATCTCAAGGAGTACGGCCCTATACATCGCTTCGGTGATCATCATGTATATAGGGCCCTCTCACAACTTTCAGACTGCAAGCGCCGTGGCAGGAAATCCCTCGCTGACAGCATTGGGATCGGGGAAGGAAGCATTCGCACAATCCTGGAGTTCCTCAGGGACAAGGGGTTTATCGAGGTTAGGCAGACGGGCATTCAGATAACAAAAAGTGGTAGCTATTTCTTAGAGGGCATTCCCATGAAGGTGGAAAGGCTTCCCTCGACTGATATGTCCCTCAGCGATAGCAACGTCGCCGTTCAGGTGAGAAGTTCCGCCAATATGATCGCCAGTGGAATACAGCAGAGGGATTCCGCAATCAAGGCAGGGGCGGATGGCGCGACCACCATCGTGATCAAGAAGGGAACCCTCATCATTCCACCCGACTACAACCTTGACCTGGAACAGCCAGCAGACGCCAGAGTCCTGCGAGAGCTCTTTAATCTCAAGGAAGGAGATGTGATCATAATCGGGACAGCCAAGAATTTCGATGATGCTGAGAACGGGGCAGTGGCTGCAGCGCTAGATATAATGTAA
- a CDS encoding methionine adenosyltransferase: MSKNIVVEEIDYTPVYKQRVELVERKGIGHPDSIADGLAESVSRALCKMYLKEFDQILHHNTDETQIVGGQSAPQFGGGEVLDPVYILLVGRATTEVNGERLPYRKVARDAAGDYLKQYFPNLDFESDVTLDTKISRGSVDLTGVYSSAKLLANDTSFGVGFAPFSQTETVVLETERFMNNSLKKKVKGTGEDVKVMASRFNDTITLTIACAMVDKYIDDKDAYVSIIEEVKDKAFDFASGITDNEVVVYINTADDYENGIFYNTVTGLSMENGDDGSVGRGNRVNGLITPFRPMSMEAAAGKNPVTHVGKLYNILANVISNQIAEEACGDIEEVRVRILSQIGKPINQPYTASIQLIMEEGANCAKWYKESESIAAFWLDNIEEVTKKIVNGEIAVF; the protein is encoded by the coding sequence ATGTCAAAGAACATCGTGGTTGAAGAGATCGATTATACACCGGTATATAAGCAAAGAGTCGAACTTGTAGAGAGAAAGGGAATAGGGCACCCTGACAGCATCGCAGATGGATTGGCCGAATCAGTGAGCCGAGCATTGTGCAAGATGTATTTGAAGGAGTTTGACCAGATATTGCATCACAACACTGACGAGACCCAGATCGTGGGAGGTCAATCCGCACCCCAGTTCGGTGGAGGGGAAGTCCTTGACCCCGTATACATCCTGCTTGTCGGAAGGGCGACCACTGAGGTGAATGGAGAGCGGCTCCCCTATCGAAAAGTGGCCCGCGATGCCGCCGGCGACTATCTAAAACAATACTTCCCCAATCTTGATTTCGAATCCGATGTCACCCTTGACACCAAGATCAGCAGGGGAAGCGTAGACCTTACAGGAGTCTACTCCTCGGCTAAGCTTTTAGCAAACGATACCTCATTCGGTGTGGGATTCGCTCCCTTTAGCCAGACCGAGACGGTGGTCCTAGAGACAGAGAGGTTCATGAACAACTCCCTCAAGAAGAAAGTGAAGGGAACGGGGGAAGATGTGAAGGTAATGGCCTCGAGGTTCAACGATACGATCACCCTGACCATCGCATGCGCCATGGTCGACAAGTACATCGACGACAAGGACGCCTATGTCTCCATCATAGAGGAGGTCAAGGACAAGGCATTTGATTTTGCCAGCGGAATCACCGACAACGAGGTTGTTGTCTACATCAACACCGCTGATGATTATGAAAACGGCATCTTCTACAACACTGTTACTGGGCTATCTATGGAGAATGGAGACGATGGCTCAGTGGGTCGTGGCAACAGGGTCAACGGGTTGATAACTCCCTTCAGGCCGATGAGCATGGAAGCGGCAGCGGGAAAGAATCCGGTCACCCACGTAGGTAAACTCTACAACATCCTGGCCAATGTGATATCCAATCAGATCGCTGAGGAGGCATGTGGAGATATCGAAGAAGTGAGGGTGCGCATTCTGTCCCAGATTGGAAAGCCTATCAATCAACCCTATACCGCAAGCATCCAGCTGATCATGGAAGAGGGGGCCAATTGTGCCAAATGGTACAAGGAGTCTGAATCTATTGCCGCGTTCTGGTTGGACAATATCGAGGAAGTGACGAAGAAAATTGTAAATGGTGAGATTGCGGTTTTCTGA
- a CDS encoding CBS domain-containing protein gives MTQSELAARSGVSQSTITKIERGTIHGSYEAVSSIFKILQEEMDKRRAGRKVKEVATIDVISVQVSDNLRRASEIMRERGFSQLPVFNGKIHVGSVSERGVLRLLREGTSMADLGERSVESSMEDAFPIVSEETLLETITPLLSHSGAVLVADRGDITGIVTSSDILKLI, from the coding sequence ATGACTCAATCTGAGCTCGCAGCGAGGTCGGGCGTCAGCCAGTCTACAATAACTAAGATAGAGAGAGGCACTATCCATGGTTCATACGAGGCCGTCTCAAGCATCTTCAAAATACTCCAGGAGGAAATGGACAAACGTCGTGCTGGAAGGAAGGTCAAAGAAGTAGCCACCATAGACGTGATAAGCGTACAGGTATCGGACAACTTGAGGAGAGCATCAGAGATCATGAGGGAAAGGGGGTTCTCCCAACTTCCGGTATTTAACGGAAAGATACACGTGGGAAGCGTTAGTGAAAGGGGTGTACTCCGTCTTCTACGCGAGGGGACAAGTATGGCCGACTTAGGTGAACGAAGCGTGGAGTCCAGCATGGAAGATGCGTTTCCCATCGTCAGTGAGGAAACCTTACTGGAGACAATCACCCCCCTGCTCTCACATTCAGGCGCTGTTTTAGTGGCGGACAGGGGAGATATCACCGGGATCGTCACCTCATCAGATATTCTGAAGCTGATCTAA
- a CDS encoding VOC family protein, producing MKMISIITLGVREIQKAAEFYEALGFDRSEKSDDNIVWFRTGSTVLGLYLWDALADDVGMPPGGSGFRGITLALNMSSKNDVDNMIERVRSLGAFIIKEPQDVFWGGYSSYFRDVDGHLWEVAWNPFTEVDEEGRLSL from the coding sequence ATGAAAATGATAAGCATAATCACCCTGGGAGTTCGGGAAATCCAGAAAGCAGCAGAGTTCTACGAAGCGCTTGGATTTGACCGGTCGGAAAAGAGCGATGACAATATTGTTTGGTTCCGAACTGGAAGCACTGTTCTCGGTCTCTACCTCTGGGATGCTTTGGCGGATGATGTAGGTATGCCCCCCGGAGGAAGTGGGTTTCGAGGCATAACGTTGGCCCTGAACATGAGTTCCAAGAATGATGTCGATAATATGATCGAACGAGTCAGGAGTCTTGGAGCATTCATAATAAAGGAGCCTCAAGACGTTTTCTGGGGAGGTTATTCTTCATACTTTCGAGATGTGGACGGTCACTTGTGGGAAGTAGCTTGGAATCCGTTCACAGAGGTGGATGAGGAGGGCAGGCTTTCCTTGTAG